In Rhopalosiphum padi isolate XX-2018 chromosome 3, ASM2088224v1, whole genome shotgun sequence, the genomic stretch gaatatcttacttttgatataataatgttacagtATATCCGTGCATATTTTACAAAAGGTCACTGAAGATTTTGTACACCTAATGCCCTTGTATCACATGCATTTGATAGAAACATGCTAAATTTCGAGAAGTAATAATTAGTATCAAAGGATTAACCGTAGAatacagaaattaaaatatttggacCGTGACCATTACAGAGTACAGACCGTAAAAATCTGGAAAGTATATTAATGTGAAAATTGTAATGcttcaaatcataaaaatcctgaaaattaagtaaatggtACTAAGGTTCTTAAGTAGAGGTTCTTTGCAAAAAATAGTaaacttttaaactattaaaagtgCGGTAATGTGATTGGTAGGTATTAATGAATAATCTATGATGCTACCGACCAAAATACCATGATTGATACGTTGAAATATGTGGTTCATACTTTTTACCAGTGAATATAGTGATGCCTAACATTTTTCTTTGACGTACCACTTGAATTAACAATTATCTTCGAGcgggaaaattaaataaaaatacaatataaataatttaatgatatacttATATTGATAGTGATTGCGATCTAAAAAACTGGCAAATCAGGAAACGCATTAGAAAACGTCGTGCCTTATTACTTGGTCATGATGTACGTAGTACGTACACTATTATACGTCTCAAGTTCTGTTTCAGTTGTTTAAATTAACTATGTCTGAAGTCATGTTGCAcgatcgaaataaaaataattattttttatttataattatctacaATCTTTACTAGTGtatatgttacggtaaatgATGTTAAATGGAAATTAACGTAATTCACCGGTTATTAACGTTATTTACCAAATACACAGGTAATTATCGTTATAAACCGGATAATCACATTAATGACCAAATACACAGGTAATTGTTGTTATAGACCAGATATGCACGTGAATCTCAAATATCTACTacaaaataggtatttttaaaaatagaaaaaatgcttTATTCATCCAAGCAGCTAGCATTTCTTGGACGTCTCTATTGGCTCGTTCAACTGACCCCTGACTTTGACTATGTCTTGGCTTTCCGTGAACGATTTTGACTTCATTCCACATTATATGAAGTTCATTAATCACCGAATTAACGAATTCTCTCCCGTTATCGGATTGCAATATTGCAGGTGCCCCAAATAACGTATAAATATCGATAAGATTATAAGCGATTTCTTCAGCGCGTTTTGATTTTAAGGGTTTCAATATTACGTACTTAGTCAAATGATCCTGGTAATTCATTATGAAACGATAGTCATTATAATGTTGAGATTGCATGTCTATAAGGTCAACTTGTGCCCGTGAGTTGAAAGTTGACTCTAAAATTGGTTTAGATACTAATCCTCTTCTTGGGGGCACTGCTTTTTTCTGACATtgaacacataattttaaataaaccataaCTGTTTCGTTTgttatattgcaatatttatttttcagttctGCCATCATACGATTTCGTCCTCCGTGGCCGATGGCAGAATGTGTTTCGTGAAGAATATCAAACAGTTCGTCAATTTTAACGTAatacaatacaacatttttttcgtCTACTGGTCTAATAAGACGTtcttttccatttatttttaaaatatcgtacTTACGTACTACACGATAGTCCTTCATTGTTTTAGCTTCACCGacaatttttaaacacatttttgattttttaacttGTTCAATAACATCATTGTAGTTTTTAGTAGACAAAAATGAGTTATTATCATCTCGTTTGCTCGTgagaatatttttcagtttttcgtTGTGCGAACAGTTTGAATATCGATAGCCATTTTAAATAAGTGGTAAATACGACGACAGTTGTACACATACTAaagtaataatctatataaattttCGTTAcgtatgatattttcaaatattatctcCACGGCTATAccgatgttataatatgtatagtaattgtatactgtataggccCAGTGTCCACCTTATCTGTGGCCGATAAAGAGTTATTGATTTACCCAATTAGTACCACAATTAGTTTAGCGATCACTTTATCATTGCTCGTtggacattattttaaaataaaattaacatttcccAAATCATACGGTTATTAACGTTATTCACTAGAAAATAACGATAATTCCCACATTCGTAGGTAAATAACGTAAATAACCGGCGAATAACGTTAATTTCCGATGTAACATcatttaccgtaacatatatacaaTGAGTAAATTCGCTAAGGTTAGGTTAAATACATGCAATAGTGAAGAAAACGTCAAGAGTCAAGACGTTTATCATTAGAAACGCCTGATCatgaataattacatttaaaatagggATGTGTTGATAATAGTTACACATACACAATTtagcataattttaaatgttaaattcacGAGTGTTGTACCaaacatgttatattaatttctgAGGCAATTTTAAAAGCTAATACGGTCTATCAAAAtgctttaatattatcatttatgtacGTTTGGTTTGAGttcttttgatattatatacattgctccttacatatttaggtatataatatagatttatgcattatatgatatacagtcttagaatatgattttaaaataacatatcatttgcaaatatatagataaatgttatttattttagctaCGTAATTCTGTGATATACTGTAAGACATTATTAAGACTCGTAatagtatactaaataattattatacgttttttttaatacccgTTTTTTTATTAGTCTATTTTTGTATTGGTCATCTACTCATCTCCTTGTATTTTCCTCTGGTTATTTCGATAGgtacatagatatttttttatctgacATTTTTCGTGTATGAACATTTTTCCATTTGCCAGTGTTTGTATATAGACTTGGACATTATTATCTTAACTCAatgaatatactttaaaattgatgttgtatattaatagattatattgtgctttttgtaattttgaagaataatttaaaataattgctatataatattgtacatagctATACatatcatgtttaatattatcatccctttatataatacctatataagtgtataaaataaacgtttttttttttgtaatgatcaATTTCTttgaattatagttttaatatgattattagcTGTGTGTATATTATCGGTCAAaataacctaatattattatattttatagttttttttggtGCCGGGCACAAAAGTATGATTCGTATTAATTTTGTGTCCGCCCTTAATAATTCAAGGGTTTCGGTGACCAGGTATTTACGATTGTAGGGagataaaaaacgaaaaataatcgacgaaaaaataaatgtacaaacatAGGGGGTGGCCTTATTTACAACGCCGCAGGACGACAAGGtctttaatttcattattattaaaccacCACCGTTCTTTATTTTTCCCTCCTTCCCGCAATCGTCCGCGGTAATGCACCTGTAATAAATGTgtttgtgtatagtgtatacgatTGTGTACAATAATAGCTGAGTATACCCACTTGACCGTGATTTACGTAATTTTGGCTTTTTGATCAAAcgataaagtaaataaatgaaTGCCCCCGAGCTATGTGTTTTACCTTTTACTGGCAGAGAAACGCACGCGCGTGTATATATTTATCCGGGTACTTAACCGtcgattacaataattattattgtatagttctAAGCGAACGTGTAATTTTTGTAAGACATAAATTGAATAACAATTCAGTGTAATTGAAATTAATCGAACTATGTTTATACTCTTAACTCTATACCGACATTCAAAAATTGGGAAGAGTATGTTGTAAGACTGGTTGTAAAACGGATattggattttaatttataatattctttgttatacatttatggGAATAATAGACGTTTGAGTGGAGTTTATAGTTTGCAATCGTGATGTTAAGGTGGTGCTTGGAATTAGAATGTgtgataaaaaagttaaatcaattctctaaaatttataattccaaattgtattttaattggaTTACTCTTgagtttatatgtataatatttagtttattgtaacattgtataatataatacaaaatgtgtaTGGAGCATGATgtcaaataactaataaaatatttaaatatgtatttattaatcattattcattatattaaatttgtagtttagtttaattttaaaatgtatacataaattaattaaaaatgctatatttataatcattacttGCAATAAATTAGTGTCACTTAATACTTACTCGttttatccaaaataatttatcaagtcacagtaaaaataatatgtatttacattgaAAACCGAGCTTTGTCAGGTATTATTCATatagtaaacatatatttataacaattattgtttaaaataaaaacattttttattaatttttaaatatttcaaaatatgataaaaaaatacgaatGAAACATCATAGACTATAATTTTTAGCTTGTTAAAGTGAAAAAGGATACCTATAAttgtttaacaattaataaatagaaaacattttctttttctttaaaattcgataataaatacatattatagtgttccaacatatttatgaaattttcttttttttaaatttatctgaaGGTTACCATTCGCCAAACACACCGCGTAATATTGCTGTAGATAAATCGATGTACAGTAAAATCATACGAATTTTTATTGACATACAAAATGTCTACGCACCAAGACCTTAACTAGTCAAAGTACttgtttttttacatataaacaaaaaataaaaatattatacatatgcataCATTCTTTTATTTAATCTCTCTTCCATTAAATAGCGGACATATCCAATCCAAATAGTGGACAACATTTCGCGACCAACAGTATCCGGTATCAAGAGGCTTCActtttttgtatgtattatgtataacgtatttattattggaaattattataatttaattataggttAAATAATGTCCATTGATATCGtaaaacaatatcaatatttatgttataatgaataatatttatatacatagataggttttaatttaattcgtaGATGGGTGAGTagcttcataatattatttgctttaTGTATACAATGTTCGTGACGCCATTTAAcaatcagtataataataccatGAAACACGTGAAGGTGATCAGAAGTGTTTGCTTCGcggaacataataaaaattgtgtatatttagatgtataaaacaatgaaaatgtagacatatacactatacaggccTATACGCGTATAAATTCATTACATTACTTCGTAATGGATGTAATGTTCAATAATCTATGATGTGCTTTCGCCGTTGTTACCATCCGGGGCGGAAACTGAATACCTGGCGGACTTCTCCGTCTTGTCCATTTTAATGACGGcacaaaacaaaaataggtACTCCGTATTTCTCGGAGTCGGGCAAAGGAAGAATAACACGATCGAGTCTCGAAGTGGAAATAATaaagcaataattattgttatacgttGCTTGGGCTGATTTGCCCTCCAAGTAATTTACACGCGATCCAAAAAGCTATATGTTTCAACGCTCAAATCGAAATACACCGAGCGGTATCTAATGATTCTAATGTCCAATAAACTCAAGCTAACCTATAAAGCTGTatgaattgataaaataataatattaaacatatatctCTGTTACCTTAGCGGCTTAGCGTTACTCGATAGTCGAGAACGAATCTGCTCGTGGTCGGAGAAAAATCAACACGGTCATGTGGGTTGCCCCAAGACGATAAATTGGAGGCACCGAAcgacattatatacattatctaggtgccaattataatttatattattaaaatacctatatggatacgtattattattaattattagttattacgtatACGTGCACCGCCGCCGACGAGGAAAGGTACAAACGAAAAACCGCGTCGAACGATAACgaggaaaaatataaataaattaaacggaCACGACAATTGCTGCAGCGGTTAACCCGCGGTCGTCTGAATAGAACCGTGAGATTTttctcttaaacctttaaaaaaaaaaaacccggcCGCTGAATTACTTACGACCGGGATAAACGGAGCGCGCTTGCGTATGTTTTACAATACAACGgcaacaaaaacaacaataataataattgtcaattagGAAAACCGAAAACAAACCCGAAACGTCGGGCACGTACCCGCCCGCGATGACTATCTCGGCGGTTGCGTTCTCATGGTGGCTGCGGTTCGTTTTTGGTCGGCCGCCGTCGCCACGTCTCActgtattgtacaataataataattataatattatactatcgtataattataatattgttgatattaGGTGCgtgttattatgattataataatattatgatcacagTGTTTCCTCGCACGGATCGCCGTCATATTGATCGCTACATTATACGATTATGCGATAGCTattggaaatataaatattatcaccaTCGAGACTATGAATTCAGTACATTTTCGTGTTTACTTGTTACTTCGTAGAGTGAGTAATTCCTTTTTGCTACATCGTTTAACGTTCCAAAGGCCTAACAGTGCgtgtgaataaataaattcgttCGCATCAAGGATCTGCAGGCgttgaaataataatgacagTGTAGGTATAAGCGGCAGGTATTAAATTATACCCTATATAGGTGGCGAGGTGTGATTACTGTCATTAATTTAACACATTACACTCTAGAAAAAAAGACTGTCTAATAAAGTATGCGGTCTATTGGCGATATGTTACGAAGAATCACGTTTTTCGATTCTAAATTACtagaaaaattatagaaattcgataaaataaacgaacatttgataaaaattcacTGATTTAGTTTGTGatgtaattaagtaatttattgtaattattgaaatttaattgatttttttaggtTATATATACGTCGATTGGTCAAAACTTTTACTCATTTGACCTCTCTATTGAAAACTGAAATAACTCCAGTGTGATACACGGTAAGTAACTCTTATAATtggttataaatagtataatataaggtagatatattatatgttcatatAGCCATATtgctataatcattaatcaacgCTATAAATCTAtactagtataaaatatttgttatcgaTGATTGCAAGTTtcgtacaattatttaaattaggtcTATTGGTTTTTtcagaatttatatatttatatgcataatatacaaatactttGGCGGGTGAGAATTAAAGCCCACTTGTTTTTGCCGCCtatgacaattattaatattacatacaaaagTCAACTCGTGCGTGTATTTgatacattaaattgtattgatacATTACGTCTTGTTTAATAGTATaaccaaaatttttattttgtatctaaattttaagaaaCTATAAGATCAGCTTTTGAGTTGCAAGAAATCttgtattatacatgtttaagTCGCGCGTAAGTATTCAAATTGaaaatcgtatatattttaactatacaattttaccaCCAACACGAACATGTGGAGCCCATTATCTTCTTGAGAAATAAATAATCTgataatgtttgttattttaacgAGCTTTgttgaaatttgaactttagacacgtatacaaatatatacaaaccAATGATTTACGCAAGTCATTAATTTTACATACCATATGTTTTCATATTATGAATGTAGTATTGACGAAATTTGTCTAGTAGAATGATTAtagcaatttttatatttgcgtattaatcatacataatacattaatacatattataatactacattataaCTTCGTGTTTTCATTCAACTACTGTTAGTGTTATAAGATAAAAACCTATTTATCacattaataattgtgttttagtttatgtattttcattattttaaattttgcgctaaaaatttcaaaattttcgaTGTCgtcatagtaatttataaaaaaataaatctgttttgttcaaaaactattttgatcattttaaaaatcta encodes the following:
- the LOC132925019 gene encoding KRAB-A domain-containing protein 2-like, giving the protein MCLKIVGEAKTMKDYRVVRKYDILKINGKERLIRPVDEKNVVLYYVKIDELFDILHETHSAIGHGGRNRMMAELKNKYCNITNETVMVYLKLCVQCQKKAVPPRRGLVSKPILESTFNSRAQVDLIDMQSQHYNDYRFIMNYQDHLTKYVILKPLKSKRAEEIAYNLIDIYTLFGAPAILQSDNGREFVNSVINELHIMWNEVKIVHGKPRHSQSQGSVERANRDVQEMLAAWMNKAFFLFLKIPIL